In Triticum urartu cultivar G1812 chromosome 6, Tu2.1, whole genome shotgun sequence, the following proteins share a genomic window:
- the LOC125514353 gene encoding uncharacterized protein LOC125514353 — protein MATILENIQKARFLPTRPLRDDLPTFQGGGGGKGEESHLMGLRKRLSSFSGKIQPISSASAEWAFRRTRSAPSLAAEFAGGPLKRWWDWGLGWLLSKKLGFAGDLEMNEEEAAALGRQSRGTWAHVLYKVRSGVRRLVASDHSLPTTQRLGGTSLPPSSSARQHCKPAPQFAYTQSFQYGQAMAH, from the coding sequence ATGGCCACCATCCTGGAGAACATCCAGAAGGCGCGGTTCCTGCCGACGAGGCCGCTGCGGGACGACCTGCCCACCTTccagggcggcgggggcggcaAGGGGGAGGAGAGCCACCTCATGGGCCTGCGGAAGCGCCTCTCCAGCTTCTCCGGCAAGATCCAGCCCATCTCCTCCGCGTCCGCCGAGTGGGCGTTCCGGCGCACCCGGTCGGCGCCGTCGCTGGCCGCCGAGTTCGCGGGCGGCCCGCTCAAGCGCTGGTGGGACTGGGGCCTCGGCTGGCTGCTCTCCAAGAAGCTCGGCTTCGCCGGCGATCTGGAGATGAACGAGGAGGAGGCCGCCGCGCTCGGCCGCCAAAGCCGGGGCACCTGGGCCCACGTCCTCTACAAGGTGCGCTCCGGGGTCCGCCGCCTCGTCGCGTCCGACCACTCGCTGCCCACCACGCAGCGCCTCGGGGGCACCTCGCTGCCCCCGTCCTCCTCCGCGCGCCAGCACTGCAAGCCCGCGCCGCAGTTCGCCTACACCCAGAGCTTCCAGTACGGCCAGGCAATGGCGCATTAA
- the LOC125514352 gene encoding short-chain dehydrogenase/reductase family 42E member 1, protein MHLSENEGIEGVRFAVTGGQGFVGAALCLELIRRGALEVRSLDLRASSSWSQQLLDAGVRFFQGDVRKKEDVEKVFRNVDCVFHLASYGMSGKEMVQAGRTDEININGTCNVLDACHEHGVRRLVYVSTYNVVFGGKPIVNGSETLPYFPIEDHVDAYGRSKSIAEQLVLKSNGRQAKSNKGTRLYTCAIRPAAIYGPGEERHLPRILSLGKLGLASFRIGAPNVKTDWVYADNLVLALILASMGLLDDIPGRKGTPVAAGQAYFICDGAPINSFDFIISPLFRSLGYAVPRVTLDTSVALAISRIILFMSTLLYPWLDSKWIPQPLILPAEVYKVGVTHYFSYLKAKEELGYVPVTSPQEGLAATISYWQERKRRELDGPTIFTWVAVIIGMLAVFSAAFLPPVGPLKWVLAIHLFVFRSVLAIRIVFVAAIAAHAGEGVYAWFLAKKVDPRNATGWFWQTFALGFFSLRFLLKRARAGAGA, encoded by the exons ATGCATCTGAGCGAGAACGAGGGGATCGAGGGCGTGCGGTTCGCGGTGACCGGCGGGCAGGGCTTCGTCGGCGCCGCCCTCTGCTTGGAGCTGATCCGCCGCGGCGCCCTGGAGGTCCGCTCCCTCgacctgcgcgcctcctcctcctggtCCCAGCAGCTCCTCGACGCCGGCGTCCGCTTCTTCCAAG GGGATGTTCGGAAGAAGGAGGATGTGGAGAAGGTCTTCCGCAACGTGGACTGTGTCTTCCACCTTGCTTCATATGGCATGTCAGGGAAAGAAATGGTACAGGCAGGACGAACAGATGAGATCAATATAAACGGGACGTGCAATGTACTGGATGCTTGCCATGAGCATGGTGTCAGAAGGCTTGTGTATGTAAGCACATACAATGTGGTGTTTGGGGGAAAGCCAATTGTCAATGGCAGTGAGACGTTGCCTTATTTTCCCATCGAAGACCACGTTGATGCTTATGGGCGTAGCAAATCGATAGCTGAACAGTTGGTGCTGAAGAGCAATGGTCGGCAAGCTAA GAGTAATAAAGGTACCCGTCTTTATACATGTGCAATACGCCCGGCTGCTATCTATGGTCCAGGTGAAGAGCGTCATCTTCCAAGAATCCTGTCTCTTGGAAAATTGggattagcatctttcaggattgggGCTCCAAATGTGAAGACAGATTGGGTCTATGCTGATAATCTTGTTCTTGCACTGATATTGGCAAGTATGGGCCTTTTAGATGACATTCCTGGCAGGAAGGGAACTCCTGTAGCAGCTGGTCAAGCATACTTCATATGTGATG gAGCGCCTATTAATAGTTTCGATTTTATCATCAGTCCCTTATTTCGAAGTTTGGGCTATGCTGTTCCTCGAGTTACACTAGATACCTCTGTTGCCCTCGCAATTTCAAGAATCATTTTGTTCATGTCCACACTACTCTATCCATGGTTAGATAGTAAATGGATTCCTCAGCCTCTTATTCTTCCTGCTGAAGTATACAAG GTAGGTGTTACACATTACTTTTCATATCTGAAAGCTAAAGAGGAACTCGGCTACGTGCCTGTGACGAGTCCACAGGAAGGCCTGGCCGCAACGATCTCCTATTGGCAAGAGCGAAAGAGGAGAGAGCTCGATGGCCCGACGATATTCACCTGGGTTGCAGTAATAATCGGGATGCTGGCTGTGTTCTCCGCCGCTTTCCTTCCACCCGTCGGTCCGCTCAAATGGGTGCTCGCCATCCATCTCTTCGTTTTCCGCTCGGTGCTGGCGATCCGGATAGTCTTTGTGGCTGCGATCGCGGCGCACGCGGGCGAAGGCGTCTACGCCTGGTTCCTGGCGAAGAAGGTCGACCCGAGGAACGCGACGGGGTGGTTTTGGCAGACCTTTGCCCTGGGGTTCTTTTCCCTCCGGTTTCTGCTCAAGAGAGCGAGAGCGGGAGCGGGAGCGTGA
- the LOC125514351 gene encoding cysteine protease XCP1-like: MDSELSTVFFLLIVFAACCCSSSSATHHDPSVVGYSQEDVALPSRILDLFSSWSVKHSRVYVTPKEKVRRYEVFRQNLKHIVETNRRNGSYWLGLNQFADVAHEEFKAGYLGLSAGGRPRAPTTAFRYEAAVDLTREVDWRKKGAVTPVKNQGKCGSCWAFSTVAAVEGINQIVTGKLESLSEQELMDCDSTFDHGCGGGLMDFAYAYIVGNQGIHTDADYPYLMEEGDCKENQPHSKVVTISGYEDVPENSELSLLKALAHQPVSVGIAAGSRDFQFYKGGVFEGTCGTQLDHALTAVGYGSSNGQDYIIMKNSWGGGWGEQGYFRIKRGTGRPEGVCDIYRIASYPTKNNGTGWGWGA, translated from the exons ATGGATTCAGAGCTATCAACAGTGTTCTTCCTGCTGATAGTTTTCGCAGCGTGTTGTTGCTCTTCCTCGAGCGCCACCCACCATGACCCCTCGGTCGTCGGGTACTCGCAGGAGGACGTCGCGCTGCCGAGCAGGATCCTCGACCTCTTCAGCTCGTGGTCGGTGAAGCACAGCAGGGTGTACGTGACCCCGAAGGAGAAGGTGCGGAGGTACGAGGTGTTCCGGCAGAACCTGAAGCACATCGTGGAGACCAACAGGAGGAACGGGAGCTACTGGCTGGGCCTGAACCAGTTCGCCGACGTCGCCCACGAGGAGTTCAAGGCCGGCTACCTAGGGCTGAGCGCCGGCGGGCGGCCGCGCGCTCCGACGACGGCGTTCCGGTACGAGGCCGCCGTGGACCTGACCCGGGAGGTGGACTGGAGGAAGAAGGGGGCGGTCACGCCGGTCAAGAACCAGGGGAAATGCG GAAGCTGCTGGGCCTTCtcgacggtggcggcggtggaAGGGATAAACCAGATCGTGACGGGCAAGCTGGAGTCGCTGTCGGAGCAGGAGCTGATGGACTGCGACAGCACCTTCGACCACGGCTGCGGAGGGGGCCTCATGGACTTCGCCTACGCCTACATTGTGGGGAACCAGGGGATCCACACCGACGCCGACTACCCCTACCTCATGGAGGAGGGCGACTGCAAGGAGAATCAG CCCCACTCCAAGGTCGTCACCATAAGCGGCTACGAGGACGTGCCGGAGAACAGCGAGCTGAGCCTGCTCAAGGCGCTGGCGCACCAGCCCGTCAGCGTGGGCATCGCCGCAGGGAGCAGAGACTTCCAGTTCTACAAAGGG GGGGTGTTTGAAGGAACCTGTGGCACTCAGCTGGACCACGCGCTGACGGCCGTCGGATACGGCTCATCCAACGGCCAGGACTACATCATCATGAAGAACTCGTGGGGCGGGGGCTGGGGCGAGCAAGGCTACTTCAGGATCAAGAGGGGCACCGGGAGGCCCGAGGGCGTCTGCGACATCTACAGGATCGCCTCGTACCCTACCAAGAACAACGGCACGGGCTGGGGGTGGGGGGCCTGA
- the LOC125514350 gene encoding ribose-phosphate pyrophosphokinase 4: protein MLPSATATNTYSYWPGSGAAAGGLGFSRAAIIGRPRGESNRYSRPRTTCLAARVSIPPTSSPSEPLPTRRSPVPAPAAAAAAPCRDEMEVAAAAAAVAVPRHKVKKQINLFYCAECEELALKVAAASDAIQLQSINWRNFPDGFPNLFINNAHDIRGQHVAFLASFSSPAIIFEQISVIFALPKLFIASFTLVLPFFPTGTFERVEEEGDVATAFTLARILSMIPKSRGGPTSVVIYDIHALQERFYFGDDVLPCFETGIPLLLQRLSQLPDADNVTIAFPDDGAWKRFHKSLANFPVVVCAKVREGDKRIVRIKEGNPEGRHVVIVDDLVQSGGTLRECQKVLAAHGATKVSAYVTHAVFPNQSYERFMTANSAGPGDQFAYFWITDSCPQTVKAISQQSPFEVLSLASSIADALQI, encoded by the exons ATGCTACCAAGTGCCACGGCGACAAACACGTACTCGTATTGGCCTGGCAGTGGCGCCGCGGCTGGGGGTCTAGGGTTTAGCCGGGCGGCAATAATTGGGAGGCCGAGAGGAGAATCGAATCGATACTCCCGGCCCCGGACGACCTGCTTGGCTGCGCGCGTCTCGATACCACCTACCTCGTCGCCGTCAGAGCCTCTTCCCACGCGCCGCTCCCCTGTCCCCGCGCCCGCCGCAGCCGCTGCCGCCCCCTGCCGGGACGAGATggaggtcgccgccgccgccgccgccgtcgccgtcccgAGGCACAAGGTGAAGAAGCAGATTAACCTCTTCTACTGCGCCGAGTGCGAGGAGCTCGCCCTCaaggtcgccgccgcctccgacGCCATCCAGCTCCAGTCCATCAACTGGAG GAACTTCCCGGACGGGTTCCCGAACCTCTTCATCAACAACGCGCACGACATCCGGGGGCAGCACGTGGCCTTCCTCGCCTCCTTCAGCTCGCCGGCGATCATCTTCGAGCAGATCTCCGTCATCTTCGCGCTGCCCAAGCTCTTCATCGCCTCCTTCACGCTCGTGCTGCCCTTCTTCCCCACGGGCACCTTCGAGCGCGTCGAGGAGGAGGGCGACGTCGCCACCGCATTCACGCTTGCGCGCATCCTCTCCATGATCCCCAAGTCGCGCGGCGGGCCCACCAGCGTCGTCATCTACGACATCCACGCGCTCCAGGAGAGGTTCTACTTCGGGGACGACGTCCTGCCCTGCTTCGAGACCGGCATACCACTCCTGCTGCAGCGCCTCAGCCAGCTCCCCGACGCCGACAAT GTCACCATTGCCTTCCCAGATGATGGGGCGTGGAAGCGCTTCCACAAGTCGTTGGCCAACTTCCCGGTG GTTGTCTGTGCGAAGGTCCGTGAAGGCGACAAGAGGATAGTCCGGATTAAAGAAGGGAACCCTGAAGGGCGACAtgtcgttattgttgatgatttaGTGCAATCTGGTGGAACTCTTAGAGAGTGCCAG AAAGTTCTGGCTGCTCATGGTGCTACAAAAGTTAGCGCCTATGTAACTCATGCTGTGTTCCCCAATCAGTCATATGAACGCTTCATGACTGCTAATTCTG CTGGGCCAGGTGACCAGTTTGCTTACTTCTGGATCACGGATTCGTGCCCTCAGACGGTGAAAGCCATCAGCCAACAATCTCCATTTGAGGTGTTGAGCCTTGCTAGCTCGATCGCTGATGCCCTTCAGATATGA